A window of the Lolium perenne isolate Kyuss_39 chromosome 7, Kyuss_2.0, whole genome shotgun sequence genome harbors these coding sequences:
- the LOC127311595 gene encoding triacylglycerol lipase 2, whose translation MTLHHMMDRNLFIISFMILSFVFNSCTAHSWRNKSYVDDIGQRCEPSDHPFSLCKSEAAAYGYPCEDHTVTTEDGYILSLKRIPYSISDGANSTNNTRQPVLLFHGLMVDSVSWLLGTPKQSLGFILADGGFDVWFANTRGTNSSRNHTSLSPNDPAYWDWTWDELAAYDLPAFLQYVYDYTGGQKVHYIGHSLGTLIILAAFSEQKLLHLVRSAVLLCPIAYLSRTKSKLTRLAAQILLAEAFHFLGYREFNPIGPVTHEILLLICGDPEIDCYDLFSAVAGPDCCLNTSTVCAFWQHAPQSTSIKNLMHMSQMIRSEGVRRFDYGSTKENMKHYNQPRPPLYNLSSIPTHVPMFLTHGGQDFLGDVPDTRHLLRTLVRRHDSDNMEVLYVPDYAHADFVVGFNAPQLVYKPMVDFFQRH comes from the exons ATGACTCTACATCATATGATGGACCGGAATTTATTTATCATTAGCTTTATGATTCTTTCGTTTGTCTTCAACTCCTGCACAGCTCACTCATGGAGGAACAAGAGTTATGTGGATGATATTGGTCAGCGGTGTGAACCTTCAGACCATCCGTTTAGCCTGTGCAAGTCAGAAGCAGCAGCTTATGGCTATCCATGTGAAGATCACACG GTTACAACGGAAGATGGCTATATTCTTAGCTTAAAGAGGATTCCTTATAGTATATCTGATGGTGCTAACTCGACCAATAATACGAGGCAACCAGTACTGCTATTCCACGGGCTTATGGTG GATAGCGTTTCTTGGCTACTGGGCACGCCAAAGCAATCACTTGGATTTATTTTAGCAGATGGAGGGTTTGATGTTTGGTTTGCCAACACCCGTGGAACTAATTCCAGCCGGAATCATACCTCCCTCTCCCCAAATGATCCG GCCTACTGGGATTGGACGTGGGACGAGCTTGCTGCCTATGATCTTCCTGCTTTCCTTCAGTATGTCTATGATTACACAGGAGGTCAGAAAGTCCACTATATTGGTCACTCCCTG GGAACATTGATTATTCTTGCTGCCTTCTCCGAGCAAAAGTTACTACACTTAGTTAGATCAGCTGTGTTGCTCTGCCCGATTGCTTATCTGAGTAGGACGAAATCCAAACTCACCCGGCTTGCTGCTCAAATCCtccttgcagaa GCATTTCACTTTCTAGGTTATCGCGAGTTTAATCCTATTGG GCCAGTTACTCATGAAATTCTACTTCTGATATGCGGTGACCCTGAAATCGACTGCTACGATCTGTTTTCAGCTGTTGCGG GACCGGACTGCTGCCTCAATACATCAACTGTATGCGCCTTCTGGCAGCATGCTCCACAGTCTACCTCTATCAAAAACCTTATGCATATGTCGCAGA TGATCAGGAGCGAAGGTGTAAGAAGGTTCGACTATGGCAGCACCAAGGAAAACATGAAGCATTACAATCAGCCACGCCCCCCGCTGTACAACCTCTCATCCATTCCAACCCATGTCCCGATGTTCCTCACCCATGGTGGCCAAGACTTCCTCGGCGATGTCCCTGACACCAGGCACCTCCTGAGGACGCTGGTCAGACGCCATGACAGCGACAACATGGAGGTGTTATACGTGCCTGACTATGCTCATGCCGACTTTGTGGTAGGGTTCAATGCTCCACAGTTGGTGTACAAACCAATGGTTGACTTCTTTCAACGCCACTGA